From a region of the Heliangelus exortis chromosome 19, bHelExo1.hap1, whole genome shotgun sequence genome:
- the UBE2L3 gene encoding ubiquitin-conjugating enzyme E2 L3 yields MAASRRLMKELEEIRKCGMKNFRNIQVDEANLLTWQGLIVPDNPPYDKGAFRIEINFPAEYPFKPPKITFKTKIYHPNIDEKGQVCLPVISAENWKPATKTDQVIQSLIALVNDPQPEHPLRADLAEEYSKDRKKFCKNAEEFTKKYGEKRPVD; encoded by the exons gAGCTTGAAGAAATCCGCAAATGTGGAATGAAAAACTTCCGTAATATCCAGGTTGATGAAGCTAATTTATTGACCTGGCAAGGGCTTATTGTTCCT GACAATCCTCCATATGATAAAGGAGCCTTCAGAATCGAAATCAACTTCCCAGCAGAATATCCATTCAAACCTCCTAAgattacatttaaaacaaagatcTATCACCCTAACATCGATGAAAAGGGGCAGGTTTGTCTGCCAGTAATTAGTGCTGAAAACTGGAAGCCAGCAACCAAAACTGACCAAG TAATCCAGTCCCTCATAGCACTGGTGAATGATCCACAGCCTGAGCATCCTCTTCGGGCTGACCTAGCTGAAGAATACTCTAAGGACCGTAAAAAATTCTGTAAGAACGCTGAAGAGTTTACAAAGAAATATGGTGAAAAGCGACCAGTGGACTAA